Proteins encoded in a region of the Paenibacillus sp. E222 genome:
- a CDS encoding MFS transporter, translated as MAPKRQKSRSDRVDEYVKSPEKQKKLYKKTLWLVVVSQIFGGAGLAAGLTVGALLAQDMLGSDSLSGLPAALFTLGSAAAALIVGRLSQRFGRRVGLAAGFIAGGAGATGVVFAALWDQIALLFVSLLIYGAGTATNLQARYAGTDLALPNQRAKAISTALVFTTIGAVAGPNLVEPTGHMATSIGLPALSGPFILAAVAYLIAGLVLLLFLRPDPFIVAKAIDEEEILNKGSQVKDGKSLQGKGDASRPESSHNRKGLIVGATVMVLTQIVMVGIMVMTPVHMKQHGHELGDAGLVIGIHIAFMYLPSLLTGVLVDKLGRTFMSYASGVTLLLAGLTAAFAPGESMGLLIVALALLGLGWNFGLISGTAAIIDSTTPKVRAKTQGTVDVLIALAGASGGALSGMVMAGVGYSMLSLAGGLMSLLLIPVVAWSWRKNSTSHSEKG; from the coding sequence ATGGCTCCGAAACGGCAAAAAAGCCGCTCTGACAGAGTAGATGAATACGTAAAATCGCCGGAGAAGCAGAAGAAGCTGTATAAAAAAACGTTATGGCTTGTTGTTGTCTCACAAATATTCGGAGGAGCGGGGCTGGCTGCCGGGCTTACTGTTGGAGCGCTGCTTGCGCAGGACATGCTAGGCAGCGACAGCCTTTCCGGTCTTCCCGCAGCTTTGTTTACGCTAGGCTCTGCGGCGGCGGCGCTGATCGTGGGAAGGTTGTCACAGCGATTTGGACGCAGAGTCGGGCTGGCTGCCGGATTTATAGCGGGTGGAGCTGGAGCAACTGGCGTTGTGTTTGCCGCGCTTTGGGATCAAATAGCGCTGCTATTTGTGTCACTGTTGATTTATGGAGCGGGCACGGCAACCAATCTGCAAGCCCGGTACGCGGGTACGGACCTGGCGCTGCCGAATCAGCGGGCCAAAGCAATCAGTACAGCGCTGGTGTTTACGACGATTGGCGCGGTGGCAGGTCCCAATCTGGTAGAGCCGACTGGTCACATGGCGACCTCCATCGGTCTTCCTGCTTTGTCGGGGCCGTTTATTCTAGCGGCAGTTGCCTATTTGATAGCAGGCCTGGTACTGCTGCTGTTTCTTCGTCCTGATCCGTTTATCGTTGCCAAAGCGATTGACGAAGAGGAAATATTGAATAAAGGGTCGCAGGTGAAAGACGGCAAAAGTCTTCAGGGGAAGGGAGACGCAAGCCGCCCGGAGAGCTCTCATAACCGAAAAGGACTTATTGTGGGAGCAACGGTTATGGTGCTTACCCAAATCGTAATGGTGGGTATCATGGTCATGACGCCCGTTCATATGAAGCAGCATGGCCATGAGCTTGGAGATGCAGGTCTGGTGATTGGCATCCATATCGCATTCATGTATTTGCCTTCCCTGCTGACTGGCGTGCTGGTGGATAAGCTTGGCCGTACCTTTATGTCCTATGCATCAGGAGTAACGCTGCTGCTGGCAGGTTTGACCGCGGCTTTTGCACCAGGCGAATCCATGGGCTTACTTATTGTAGCGTTGGCACTTCTCGGCCTAGGCTGGAACTTTGGCCTGATTAGCGGAACGGCGGCCATTATCGACTCCACAACGCCGAAGGTTCGCGCGAAGACACAAGGCACGGTTGACGTTCTGATTGCACTGGCCGGCGCGTCCGGCGGCGCTTTGTCAGGCATGGTTATGGCTGGCGTTGGCTACTCCATGCTTTCCCTTGCCGGAGGATTGATGTCCTTGCTGCTTATTCCAGTGGTGGCCTGGTCATGGAGGAAAAATTCAACCTCTCATTCTGAAAAGGGGTAA
- a CDS encoding DUF3883 domain-containing protein: MLDNHKLALIVAYFLSKYNEIALENLGYSNFTAAFEDIGFKLSVKPNTIKNMRDEFDPFHPNNRRGWYQRELRPSRLEVLEKYEELSESALLGIVKDILSYSTLNRTTELDKNIQVYIDTIQEDDETKHATRKFSTRGITGKRAEEFFYESFLKNKIDGFGGGLKDRRNDGCGFDFELDSSLPFVFEVKGLSAIIGGVVFTDKEWIVAKELGERYILVLVSNLDGIPNIKLIQNPYEKLVAKKNVYTTISINWAISKEQL, translated from the coding sequence ATGCTGGATAATCATAAGTTAGCTTTAATTGTTGCTTACTTTCTTTCAAAGTACAATGAGATAGCTTTAGAGAATCTTGGATACTCAAATTTCACAGCCGCTTTTGAAGACATTGGTTTTAAACTAAGTGTTAAACCTAATACGATTAAGAATATGAGAGATGAATTCGATCCCTTTCATCCTAATAATAGAAGAGGGTGGTATCAAAGAGAACTGAGGCCAAGCCGTCTTGAAGTTTTGGAGAAATATGAGGAATTGAGTGAGTCAGCATTATTGGGGATAGTAAAAGACATTTTATCTTATAGTACGTTGAATCGGACTACTGAATTAGATAAAAACATTCAAGTATATATTGATACAATACAGGAAGATGATGAAACAAAGCACGCTACTCGAAAATTTAGTACAAGAGGCATAACGGGTAAAAGAGCGGAAGAATTTTTTTATGAGTCATTCCTTAAGAATAAAATTGACGGATTTGGAGGGGGGCTAAAAGATAGAAGAAATGATGGCTGTGGTTTTGACTTTGAACTGGACTCATCCCTTCCTTTTGTCTTTGAGGTTAAAGGGCTATCGGCTATAATTGGGGGAGTAGTATTTACGGATAAAGAGTGGATTGTGGCAAAAGAATTGGGGGAAAGGTATATTTTAGTATTGGTAAGTAACCTGGATGGCATACCCAATATTAAATTAATTCAAAACCCTTATGAAAAACTAGTAGCGAAAAAAAATGTGTATACAACTATTTCTATAAATTGGGCAATCAGTAAGGAGCAATTATAA
- the drmB gene encoding DUF1998 domain-containing protein gives MVYPIRRAQMIAPFGTGAMSISKSGISAICGGLDHWYKDKNGSSERVDLSQYKIKEWRLERLLGVDHFRLPPDFRYKGAGENNKFLTVPFLRFPQWHYCTFCGDMKKTELTTKSREECSTCKANNIKKFMVQVPFIAICENGHIQDFPWREWVHRSANPSCTATMKLVSTGGGALTTMQVKCGCGVEPRMLNKITSAHPDGSTELSKELVGGGNVFYCQGKRPWLGTEDGETCRCHLRGSLRSASNVYFAQVRSAIYIPGEVSRQIKTLIELFQSPQYVRILNLSKRGNLSEEETVDELRAQFRIELETYSDAEIKRAILSLEQRATIEIEENEGAGGTDLERVLRLEEYSVLSETSDQDDLKIRWIPLAQYDSNLFDMEKYFSDVFLVEKLKETRVLAGFNRVFNDRPTDVQQLKYQMWRSVPDESSDNWLPAYVVYGEGIFLKFNPDLLNTWEDKADVVSRLQPLAERYRNLLVNRRTREKQITPRFVMAHTFAHLLMNQLTFECGYSSSSLRERLYISDDEANPMYGILIYTAAGDSDGTMGGLVRMGKPGYLEKVIQKSLINAGWCSSDPICSEIGPQGPDSCNLAACHSCSLVPETACEEFNRFLDRGLTVGLPGSQQIGYFS, from the coding sequence ATGGTATATCCGATACGCAGAGCACAAATGATAGCCCCATTTGGTACCGGAGCAATGTCTATATCGAAAAGTGGAATCTCAGCTATTTGTGGAGGACTTGATCATTGGTATAAGGACAAAAACGGATCTTCGGAGCGGGTGGATCTATCACAGTACAAAATCAAAGAGTGGCGTTTAGAACGCTTGCTTGGGGTAGACCATTTTCGGTTACCACCAGATTTCCGCTATAAAGGCGCAGGCGAGAATAATAAATTTTTGACCGTTCCCTTTTTAAGGTTTCCACAATGGCATTATTGCACATTTTGCGGAGATATGAAAAAGACGGAGCTTACAACTAAGTCGAGGGAAGAATGCTCAACTTGTAAGGCTAACAACATCAAAAAGTTTATGGTGCAAGTACCCTTTATAGCAATATGCGAAAACGGGCATATTCAAGATTTCCCGTGGCGTGAATGGGTACATCGTTCAGCAAATCCATCTTGTACTGCCACGATGAAGCTGGTAAGTACCGGCGGCGGTGCGCTGACGACGATGCAAGTAAAATGCGGGTGTGGAGTAGAACCCCGTATGCTCAATAAAATAACCAGCGCACATCCGGATGGAAGCACGGAACTTAGTAAAGAGTTAGTTGGTGGCGGAAATGTGTTTTACTGCCAGGGAAAAAGGCCCTGGCTTGGTACTGAGGATGGCGAAACATGCAGATGCCATCTTAGGGGATCTCTCCGCAGTGCTTCAAATGTTTATTTCGCTCAAGTCCGAAGTGCGATTTATATACCAGGTGAAGTAAGTCGACAAATCAAAACATTGATTGAATTATTTCAATCGCCTCAATATGTGCGTATTCTGAATCTTTCAAAACGGGGTAACTTAAGTGAAGAAGAAACAGTGGATGAGCTCCGTGCACAGTTTCGGATTGAGCTGGAAACATATTCTGATGCTGAAATAAAGCGCGCGATTTTGAGCTTGGAGCAACGTGCGACTATTGAAATTGAAGAAAACGAAGGGGCTGGCGGTACAGATTTAGAAAGAGTTCTGCGTCTAGAAGAGTATAGTGTATTAAGTGAAACTTCGGATCAAGATGATCTTAAAATCCGGTGGATTCCACTTGCACAGTATGACAGTAATCTGTTTGATATGGAAAAATATTTTTCTGATGTATTTCTGGTAGAAAAATTAAAAGAAACGCGGGTGCTTGCGGGTTTTAACCGGGTTTTTAATGATCGGCCTACAGACGTTCAGCAATTGAAATATCAGATGTGGCGGAGTGTACCAGATGAGTCCTCAGATAATTGGCTACCCGCTTATGTTGTATACGGTGAAGGAATTTTCTTGAAATTCAATCCTGATCTATTAAACACGTGGGAGGACAAGGCCGACGTGGTCTCCAGACTTCAACCATTAGCAGAACGTTATAGAAATTTGCTCGTGAATCGGCGTACTCGGGAAAAGCAAATTACACCTAGGTTTGTAATGGCTCATACTTTTGCTCATCTTCTGATGAATCAGCTTACTTTCGAATGCGGGTATAGCTCTTCTTCACTAAGAGAACGATTGTACATATCCGATGACGAAGCCAATCCTATGTACGGTATATTGATATACACCGCAGCAGGTGATTCAGATGGAACGATGGGTGGACTGGTTCGAATGGGGAAGCCGGGCTATCTAGAGAAGGTAATTCAAAAATCATTAATAAATGCAGGTTGGTGTTCTTCAGATCCTATTTGTTCCGAAATTGGGCCACAAGGACCTGATTCTTGTAACTTGGCCGCCTGCCATAGCTGCTCTCTTGTGCCGGAAACAGCATGTGAAGAATTCAACCGGTTTCTAGACAGGGGACTGACCGTCGGTTTGCCAGGTTCTCAACAGATAGGGTATTTTTCATAA
- a CDS encoding helicase-related protein, producing MLTELQKNMKNRDQLFEALRREFIGPAVSDNSMSISCQTDVLFKSKEEYYRPYRNKETGEEILHEQPSRRYGAAILYPYGIGRDESEDHQLDPADSDAIQLVNTREIEEIESRNSSNKNDEDSELDISSANDYQQSSMAVSFRAILNPESELRIFVTGGRYNSFKARIEGDKRERKWWVRSPVSMKVTCSAEELNTERHVLLTGRVIEADNTDGLNLQVQILSRPIEDGSRLITVSLVNRSEFGGNTSVDSVSLFQSQFTADIFPLNQADQSVGILPYPEAVEPTDADEEEQSLALLYRSMKTYAVGHGCSADWDMTGDKVESVRTEFLPSYETKSMTPAIKRGDGSDIEVSMRTLAGLDSSSDHGFNELEEIVNLYREWIEKKRLTIPKLDKHLQEVAERNLLLCSECADRMEQGLNYLKNNLEALKAFQLANYAMLLQQITGTVVRESEVTESGVLFSKPYTNPDVIGTDKGKWRAFQIAFMLMSIESTANFFSNERETVELIFFPTGGGKTEAYLGLAAYSMFLRRLRDPYDTGVQVLMRYTLRLLTADQFQRASRLICSMEYIRKLHEIDLGDESFSIGIWLGSDTTPNTHKGALADLKALKNGTSEDNPFLVRSCPWCGAQMGKIPDNRKTESGLRSGRGKRKGLGFNINGYKISSGNVMIHCPDRDCIFNQELPVYVVDEDIYSKRPTLVIGTVDKFALLAWNSVPRAMFGIGADGERFCSPPGLIIQDELHLISGPLGSMTGLFEVLIEELCTDYRAQEPVRPKLVCSTATIRRFKRQVKDVYARENTRLFPSPGLEADDSFFAQNATDTEGKLMPGRKYIGINTPGLGSMQTLQVRSLTALLQKPFEMGEGERDPWWTLLIFFNSLRELGTTVTLLQSDIPNHLKVVKNREGIGYDKLRRLNRIKELTSRLTSDEISAAIGELKTDVKRGTAIDVCLASNIIEVGIDIDRLSLMAVIGQPKTTSQYIQVTGRVGRRWFERPGLVVTLYSASKPRDRSHYEKFRSYHEKLYAQVEPTSVTPFSPAVIDRLLHAVMVGYVRQIGDAVEVDTPRPLPQDILNQLEEILVRRVKRTDPEELENVKRVFEKRLAHWMKLNPSEWSGTAEGGDYPLLRVAGEYADERSTRLSLATPMSLRNVDAQCRGDISVLYKLEELEDLE from the coding sequence ATGTTAACCGAACTGCAGAAAAATATGAAAAACAGGGATCAGCTTTTTGAGGCATTGAGGCGGGAATTTATCGGGCCTGCTGTTTCAGACAACAGTATGTCAATTAGTTGCCAGACGGATGTGTTATTTAAAAGTAAAGAAGAATATTACAGGCCATACAGAAATAAGGAGACGGGAGAGGAGATTTTACATGAGCAACCCAGCAGACGATACGGGGCTGCAATTCTTTACCCTTACGGTATCGGTCGTGATGAAAGTGAAGATCATCAGTTAGACCCGGCAGATTCGGATGCTATCCAGCTTGTCAATACGAGAGAAATTGAGGAAATTGAATCGCGAAATAGTTCCAACAAAAATGATGAAGATTCCGAATTGGATATTTCATCAGCAAATGACTATCAACAAAGCAGTATGGCAGTAAGTTTTCGTGCTATCCTTAATCCTGAATCGGAGCTCAGAATATTTGTAACCGGTGGACGTTATAATTCTTTTAAAGCGAGGATAGAAGGGGATAAAAGGGAAAGAAAGTGGTGGGTTCGATCACCTGTAAGTATGAAAGTCACATGTTCAGCTGAAGAGTTAAATACGGAAAGACATGTGTTGTTAACAGGCCGGGTAATTGAGGCCGACAATACAGACGGTCTAAACTTGCAGGTGCAGATTCTGTCGAGGCCAATTGAAGATGGTAGCCGTCTAATTACTGTAAGCTTGGTTAATCGTTCCGAATTTGGAGGTAATACATCAGTTGATAGTGTCAGTTTATTCCAGTCACAATTTACAGCAGATATTTTTCCGTTAAATCAAGCAGATCAAAGCGTAGGCATTCTGCCTTATCCGGAGGCTGTAGAACCAACAGATGCTGATGAAGAGGAACAATCACTTGCCTTATTATATCGCTCGATGAAGACATACGCTGTGGGACATGGCTGTTCTGCAGATTGGGATATGACCGGTGATAAAGTGGAAAGCGTAAGAACCGAGTTTCTCCCTAGCTATGAAACAAAGAGTATGACACCTGCAATTAAGCGAGGGGACGGTTCCGATATTGAAGTTTCCATGAGGACATTGGCAGGTCTCGATTCAAGCAGCGATCATGGCTTCAATGAATTAGAAGAAATAGTAAATTTGTATAGGGAATGGATCGAGAAGAAGAGATTAACGATTCCGAAGTTGGATAAACACCTACAAGAAGTGGCGGAAAGAAACCTGCTTCTTTGTAGTGAATGCGCAGACAGGATGGAACAAGGACTTAATTATCTTAAGAATAATTTAGAAGCGTTAAAGGCTTTTCAACTGGCGAATTATGCCATGCTGCTCCAGCAGATAACTGGTACAGTCGTTCGGGAATCAGAAGTAACTGAGAGTGGTGTTCTTTTTAGTAAGCCTTATACAAATCCTGATGTCATTGGCACAGATAAAGGTAAATGGCGTGCGTTTCAGATTGCTTTTATGTTGATGTCAATTGAATCCACTGCCAATTTCTTTTCTAACGAACGCGAAACTGTTGAACTCATCTTTTTCCCTACTGGTGGAGGTAAAACAGAAGCCTATTTAGGTTTAGCTGCCTACTCTATGTTCTTACGTCGTCTACGAGACCCCTATGATACAGGTGTCCAAGTACTTATGCGTTATACATTACGCTTGTTAACTGCGGATCAATTTCAAAGAGCATCGAGGCTTATTTGTTCAATGGAATATATTCGAAAGCTACATGAGATAGATTTGGGAGACGAGTCATTTTCAATAGGAATATGGTTGGGATCAGATACAACACCAAACACACACAAAGGCGCATTAGCTGATTTAAAAGCTTTGAAGAATGGAACGAGTGAGGACAATCCGTTTTTGGTTCGCTCTTGCCCTTGGTGTGGAGCGCAAATGGGGAAAATACCAGATAACCGGAAAACTGAATCCGGACTAAGAAGTGGTCGCGGTAAGAGAAAAGGCTTGGGATTCAATATTAATGGATACAAAATATCTTCTGGTAATGTGATGATTCACTGTCCAGATCGTGATTGTATATTCAACCAGGAACTTCCTGTCTATGTAGTGGACGAAGATATCTACTCCAAAAGACCAACTTTAGTCATTGGAACGGTAGATAAATTTGCACTGCTAGCCTGGAATTCCGTGCCTCGTGCGATGTTTGGTATTGGTGCGGACGGGGAGCGTTTTTGTTCTCCCCCGGGTTTAATTATTCAAGACGAATTACATTTAATTTCAGGTCCACTGGGTTCTATGACCGGTTTGTTTGAAGTTTTAATTGAAGAGTTGTGCACGGATTATCGTGCACAAGAGCCTGTCCGCCCTAAGCTTGTATGTTCTACGGCAACAATACGAAGATTCAAGAGACAAGTTAAGGATGTTTACGCTAGGGAGAATACTCGGCTGTTTCCATCACCAGGGCTTGAAGCGGATGATTCGTTTTTCGCCCAAAATGCTACTGACACAGAAGGTAAATTAATGCCGGGGAGAAAGTATATTGGTATTAACACACCAGGTCTGGGATCTATGCAAACACTTCAAGTGAGATCTTTAACAGCTCTTCTGCAAAAACCTTTTGAAATGGGTGAAGGGGAGCGGGATCCATGGTGGACATTACTAATATTTTTTAATAGTCTACGGGAATTAGGTACGACTGTCACCCTATTGCAATCAGACATTCCAAACCACCTAAAAGTGGTCAAAAATAGGGAAGGTATTGGTTATGACAAGTTACGCCGATTAAACCGGATTAAGGAATTAACATCCCGTTTAACCAGCGATGAAATTTCTGCTGCTATTGGTGAATTAAAAACCGATGTGAAGCGTGGAACGGCTATTGATGTATGTCTTGCCTCGAACATTATTGAGGTGGGTATAGATATTGACCGTCTTTCATTAATGGCCGTTATAGGACAGCCGAAGACAACCAGCCAATACATCCAGGTTACCGGTCGCGTGGGCCGTCGCTGGTTCGAAAGGCCAGGGTTAGTCGTGACATTATACAGCGCATCAAAGCCGCGTGACCGCTCGCACTATGAAAAGTTCAGGAGTTATCATGAAAAACTATATGCCCAGGTAGAACCGACTAGTGTTACACCTTTTTCTCCGGCTGTCATTGACCGCTTACTCCATGCTGTGATGGTAGGTTATGTGCGTCAAATCGGTGATGCCGTTGAAGTTGATACGCCGCGGCCATTGCCACAGGATATCCTGAACCAACTTGAGGAAATATTAGTGCGGCGTGTGAAGCGCACGGATCCTGAGGAATTGGAAAACGTTAAGCGTGTTTTTGAAAAAAGACTTGCACATTGGATGAAACTAAATCCCTCTGAGTGGTCTGGAACAGCCGAGGGTGGTGACTATCCGCTCTTACGAGTCGCCGGAGAGTATGCTGATGAGCGTTCAACCAGGCTCTCCTTGGCAACGCCGATGTCATTAAGGAACGTTGATGCCCAATGTCGGGGGGATATATCCGTGTTGTATAAACTTGAAGAACTGGAGGATTTGGAATAG